The Thermoclostridium stercorarium subsp. stercorarium DSM 8532 genome contains a region encoding:
- a CDS encoding NAD(P)/FAD-dependent oxidoreductase produces MARNKVIVVGGGAAGLMAAVSARRTGADVTILERNPRVGKKILATGNGRCNFTNIYADVKHYNGKNPGFVSGALSAFTVKDTIRFFEKLGIEHKVEENGKVFPMSDQASSILDVFLYELDDKKINVVCDCKVTNITKKGDIFLIDTEKGDSFTAHSVIVATGGKAMPASGSDGNGYELAKKLGHRITDVFPALVQIMLEGAFFKRIEGVKIEGTAEVIHNNKSVAKDRGDILFANYGVSGPPILQISRKAGELLNAGKEAYVKITIMDMPEERLRNILKRRFEDLRDKPLDVSFIGFVNKRLIPVILAKAGIDNIKKPVAALTEIEKESIIKILTDWRMKIRGTKSWPSAQVTAGGIDTGDIDENTMESKLVRGLFFAGEIMDIDGQCGGFNLQWAWSSGFVAGKNAALRGIS; encoded by the coding sequence ATGGCGCGGAATAAGGTAATAGTGGTTGGCGGCGGAGCAGCGGGACTTATGGCTGCAGTTTCGGCAAGAAGGACGGGAGCCGATGTCACAATACTTGAAAGGAATCCCAGGGTGGGGAAGAAAATTCTTGCCACCGGCAACGGACGCTGCAATTTTACAAATATATACGCGGATGTGAAACATTATAACGGGAAAAATCCCGGGTTTGTAAGCGGTGCGTTATCGGCTTTTACGGTCAAAGATACAATCCGTTTTTTTGAAAAGCTGGGAATAGAGCATAAGGTGGAGGAAAACGGAAAGGTTTTCCCGATGTCTGATCAGGCATCAAGTATCCTTGACGTATTTTTATATGAGCTTGATGACAAAAAAATAAATGTGGTTTGTGACTGTAAGGTAACGAATATTACCAAAAAAGGGGATATATTTCTGATTGATACCGAAAAGGGCGATTCATTTACCGCCCACAGTGTTATAGTGGCAACGGGCGGCAAGGCGATGCCGGCCTCAGGTTCGGACGGGAACGGGTATGAACTTGCAAAAAAGCTGGGACACAGGATAACAGATGTATTTCCCGCTCTGGTGCAGATTATGCTTGAGGGGGCGTTTTTCAAACGGATCGAGGGCGTAAAAATTGAAGGCACTGCCGAGGTAATACACAACAACAAGTCAGTGGCTAAGGACAGAGGGGACATTCTTTTCGCGAACTACGGCGTATCAGGACCACCGATACTTCAGATAAGCAGGAAAGCGGGAGAGCTTCTTAATGCAGGCAAGGAAGCTTATGTTAAAATAACCATTATGGATATGCCTGAAGAAAGACTTAGAAATATTTTAAAAAGACGTTTTGAAGATTTGCGCGACAAACCTTTGGATGTAAGTTTCATAGGATTTGTGAACAAAAGGCTTATTCCTGTTATATTGGCCAAAGCGGGAATAGATAATATTAAAAAGCCTGTCGCGGCTTTGACTGAAATCGAAAAGGAAAGTATAATAAAAATTCTGACCGACTGGAGAATGAAAATTCGCGGCACGAAAAGCTGGCCCAGTGCCCAGGTGACGGCCGGAGGCATCGATACGGGAGATATTGACGAAAACACAATGGAATCCAAACTGGTCAGGGGCCTGTTTTTTGCGGGCGAAATAATGGACATAGACGGCCAGTGCGGGGGCTTCAACCTCCAATGGGCATGGTCGTCGGGGTTTGTTGCAGGAAAAAATGCGGCGTTAAGGGGAATATCATGA
- a CDS encoding HAMP domain-containing sensor histidine kinase translates to MKRIKSLNIMMVIFIFFIMVSSGLLTSVCFLFFYALDFFPFPFLTPILSPFIALLVSSIIGTSLSAMVSEKFLKPLHQLIDATKIIAKGDFSVRVPEINSDSEIAVLLRNFNQMAEELGSIEMFRNDFINNFSHEFKTPIVSIRGFAKQLQNENLSEEKRKEYTEIIISEAERLTKMSSNVLLLTKIENQQFITNQAEYDLDEQIRNCIILLEKQWSKKNLEMNLNLSNVKIFSDEELLSHLWINLIDNAVKYTDDNGRISITLYETGDNIVFRISDNGKGMDEYTIKHIFDKFYQADKSRSTHGNGLGLSIVKRIVELCRGEITVDSKLGAGTTFTVILPKCQKGGIHKN, encoded by the coding sequence ATGAAAAGAATAAAATCTCTTAATATTATGATGGTAATTTTTATATTTTTTATAATGGTATCCTCAGGGCTGTTAACATCGGTATGTTTCCTGTTTTTCTACGCTTTGGACTTTTTTCCTTTTCCATTCCTTACGCCTATTCTTTCCCCGTTTATTGCACTTCTTGTAAGCAGCATTATAGGCACGTCACTGTCGGCAATGGTCAGCGAAAAATTTTTAAAGCCCCTGCATCAGTTAATTGACGCCACAAAAATTATAGCAAAGGGGGATTTCAGCGTCCGCGTGCCTGAAATTAACAGCGATTCCGAAATTGCCGTACTGCTCAGGAATTTTAATCAAATGGCTGAAGAACTGGGCAGTATTGAAATGTTCAGAAATGATTTTATAAATAATTTTTCTCACGAGTTTAAAACCCCGATAGTTTCAATAAGAGGGTTTGCGAAACAACTTCAGAATGAAAACCTTTCGGAGGAAAAAAGAAAAGAGTATACCGAAATTATAATCTCAGAGGCAGAAAGGCTTACAAAAATGTCATCCAACGTGCTTTTGCTGACAAAAATCGAAAACCAGCAGTTCATTACAAATCAGGCCGAGTATGATCTGGATGAGCAGATAAGGAACTGCATAATCCTTCTGGAAAAACAGTGGAGCAAAAAAAACCTTGAAATGAACCTGAACCTTTCAAACGTTAAAATTTTCAGCGATGAAGAATTGCTGTCCCATTTGTGGATTAATTTAATAGACAATGCCGTAAAATATACCGACGACAACGGAAGAATATCCATAACCCTGTATGAAACCGGCGATAACATAGTTTTCCGCATAAGTGACAACGGAAAGGGTATGGATGAATATACAATAAAACACATTTTCGACAAGTTTTATCAGGCTGACAAATCCAGATCAACCCATGGTAACGGCCTTGGTCTTTCAATAGTGAAGCGTATAGTGGAGCTCTGCAGGGGGGAAATTACCGTCGACAGCAAGCTGGGGGCCGGAACAACCTTTACGGTGATTTTGCCCAAGTGTCAAAAGGGTGGTATACATAAAAACTAA
- the cas6 gene encoding CRISPR-associated endoribonuclease Cas6, protein MHICIRLNAANDIVLPVHYNHIVQGFIYNMIDRELAEFLHSKGYGEGRKFKLFCFSNILGKSNIDSANGTITFKPPIKLEVSSPDEYFCESFANTVLKKEAKLGKNLLEIESIEISRQDVLDNKIVLKTLSPITAYSTLLRPDQRKYTCFFQPGEEDFNRIVEENLRKKYRAYTGMQPPEEKVWFSPITQPRLHIVKYKGYIVKGYTCRLSVEGPRELLQMAVDAGLGGKNSQGFGCVKLAE, encoded by the coding sequence ATGCATATATGTATACGGCTGAATGCGGCAAATGACATTGTTTTGCCCGTTCATTACAACCATATTGTGCAGGGCTTTATTTATAACATGATAGACAGGGAACTGGCGGAATTTTTGCACAGCAAAGGCTATGGTGAAGGAAGGAAGTTTAAATTATTCTGTTTTTCGAATATTTTGGGAAAGTCAAATATAGACAGTGCGAACGGCACTATTACATTCAAACCCCCGATAAAACTTGAAGTATCGTCGCCCGACGAATATTTCTGTGAATCTTTTGCGAACACGGTTTTAAAAAAGGAAGCGAAGCTGGGCAAAAACCTTCTTGAGATTGAAAGCATTGAAATAAGCCGGCAGGACGTACTTGATAACAAAATAGTGCTGAAAACGCTGTCTCCGATAACGGCATACAGTACTTTGTTAAGGCCCGATCAGAGAAAGTATACATGCTTTTTTCAGCCCGGTGAAGAAGATTTTAACAGGATCGTTGAAGAAAATCTTCGGAAAAAATACAGGGCGTACACAGGAATGCAACCGCCTGAAGAAAAGGTATGGTTCAGTCCGATAACCCAGCCAAGGCTGCATATAGTAAAATACAAGGGCTACATTGTAAAGGGGTATACATGCAGGCTGAGTGTTGAAGGGCCTCGCGAACTTCTCCAGATGGCTGTGGACGCGGGACTGGGCGGCAAAAACAGCCAGGGGTTTGGCTGTGTGAAACTGGCGGAATAG
- a CDS encoding response regulator transcription factor gives MFSIMVVEDDYNTRKLMEAVLTQNGYDVILATDGIDALEKMDSHHVDLIVLDLMLPRMDGYEFTKTLRESNNNIPILMVTAKEAQEDKKRGFIVGTDDYMVKPVDEEEMLLRIAALLRRAQIVNERKLVIGETVLDYDSFTVRRGDNVQELPNKEFLLLYKLLAYQNKIFTRRSLMDELWDMNSDTDERTVDVHINRLRERFKDNPDFEIVTVRGLGYKAVVRNEKNKIS, from the coding sequence GTGTTCAGCATAATGGTAGTGGAAGATGATTATAACACAAGAAAACTTATGGAAGCGGTATTAACCCAGAATGGATATGACGTTATTCTTGCAACCGACGGAATAGACGCGCTGGAAAAGATGGACAGCCACCATGTGGATTTGATTGTTCTTGACCTTATGTTGCCCCGGATGGACGGTTATGAATTTACAAAAACGCTAAGGGAGAGCAATAACAATATCCCAATTCTTATGGTAACCGCAAAAGAGGCCCAGGAAGATAAAAAGAGAGGATTTATAGTCGGAACCGACGATTACATGGTAAAACCCGTGGACGAAGAGGAAATGCTTCTCAGGATTGCGGCATTGCTCAGGCGGGCGCAGATAGTCAATGAGCGGAAACTTGTAATAGGTGAAACTGTTTTGGATTATGATTCGTTTACCGTAAGACGCGGGGATAATGTTCAGGAGCTGCCCAATAAGGAATTTTTGCTGTTGTATAAATTATTGGCTTACCAGAACAAGATTTTTACCCGGCGCAGTCTTATGGATGAGCTGTGGGATATGAATTCAGATACCGACGAGCGCACGGTGGATGTCCATATCAACCGTTTGCGGGAAAGGTTCAAGGATAATCCGGATTTTGAGATAGTTACGGTAAGGGGGCTTGGATACAAGGCGGTGGTAAGGAATGAAAAGAATAAAATCTCTTAA
- the csx2 gene encoding TIGR02221 family CRISPR-associated protein, with the protein MAKILISALGTGISRQEENERKYMPAVYRFSGTGKEYKTSFVAAALCEHLKVDRLYLVGTPKSMWEEVYRYYTEAANLQEDRKYKNLLADKAKSFNVKDAEGNKDRINEEDLGKLNLTIDFYLKSIRKSATGGSKCFVIEYGLNETELWNNFNTLLRISDMLEEDDEVYLDITHAFRSIALFNYITLDLIGILKFKKAFKLSGLYYGMLDIKGELEYAPIVDLSPYFNMTLWARAAYNFINFGNGYLLADLIHNRDLSENIRKISEIVNINYIDDFRENIKALNRLLENSPHAEPVIRHMFPYLSDFAKRFKGIKTNGELQFALAEWYFENKRYAQGYICLAESIRTRLLELYQDRGETVNWDENDRKKIKYLITKYLKENPEYCKISLEYKIINGIRNTIAHAGYSGNKSLDRDIRKAIDHVNELKKCLFNNPKIEKIPDEYPFNMLRTK; encoded by the coding sequence ATGGCCAAAATTCTGATTTCGGCGTTGGGAACGGGAATAAGCCGGCAGGAGGAAAATGAAAGAAAATACATGCCTGCGGTTTACAGGTTTTCCGGTACGGGCAAGGAATATAAAACTTCATTTGTTGCTGCGGCATTATGTGAACATTTAAAAGTGGACAGGCTTTATCTGGTGGGTACGCCAAAATCGATGTGGGAGGAAGTTTACCGCTATTACACAGAAGCTGCAAACCTGCAGGAAGACAGAAAATATAAAAATTTACTGGCGGACAAGGCTAAAAGTTTTAACGTCAAAGACGCAGAGGGCAATAAAGACAGGATAAACGAGGAAGATTTGGGAAAGCTTAATCTGACAATTGATTTTTACCTGAAGAGCATAAGAAAGTCCGCAACCGGCGGTTCAAAATGTTTCGTCATAGAATACGGCCTGAACGAAACAGAACTCTGGAACAACTTCAATACCTTGCTGCGAATCAGTGATATGCTGGAAGAGGATGATGAGGTTTATCTCGACATAACCCATGCTTTCAGGTCCATCGCTTTGTTTAACTATATAACGCTGGATTTAATTGGCATACTGAAATTTAAGAAAGCGTTTAAACTGTCGGGATTGTATTACGGGATGCTGGACATAAAAGGAGAACTGGAATATGCCCCGATTGTCGATTTAAGCCCGTATTTTAACATGACTTTGTGGGCAAGGGCTGCATATAATTTTATAAATTTCGGGAACGGATACCTGCTGGCTGATTTGATTCATAACAGGGATTTATCGGAGAATATAAGGAAAATATCGGAAATTGTCAATATTAATTATATTGACGATTTCAGAGAAAATATCAAGGCTTTAAACCGGCTGCTGGAGAATAGTCCACATGCCGAGCCGGTGATAAGGCATATGTTCCCGTATTTGTCCGATTTCGCAAAACGGTTTAAAGGAATAAAAACCAACGGAGAACTTCAGTTTGCTCTGGCTGAATGGTATTTTGAAAACAAACGGTATGCCCAGGGATACATCTGTCTGGCCGAATCAATAAGAACAAGGCTTCTTGAACTTTATCAGGACAGAGGCGAAACAGTCAATTGGGATGAGAATGACAGAAAGAAAATAAAGTACCTGATAACAAAGTATCTGAAAGAAAATCCGGAGTACTGCAAAATAAGCCTGGAATATAAGATTATTAACGGAATAAGGAACACAATAGCCCATGCGGGTTATTCCGGAAATAAAAGTCTGGACAGGGACATACGAAAAGCAATTGACCACGTTAACGAACTGAAGAAGTGCCTGTTTAACAATCCGAAGATTGAGAAAATTCCCGACGAATATCCGTTTAATATGTTGAGGACAAAGTAA
- a CDS encoding class I adenylate-forming enzyme family protein: protein MPITEFLERNARLYGDEKCLTEINMEVQGKKNVTWLEYELIENSPSGSYRREMTWREFDEKANRLANLLLKRGIKKGDKVAILLMNCIEWLPIYFGILKAGAVAVPLNFRYTAEEIRYCLNLSDAVALIFGPEFTERIELIYQDIPAVKMFIYVGEKTPSFAESYERLTAVCPAEAPKVDISDDDDAAIYYSSGTTGFPKAILHAHRSLVSACYTEQKHHGQTREDNFLCIPPLYHTGAKMHWFGSLISGSRAVLLRGVKPEWILKTVSEEKITIVWLLVPWAQDILDAIERGDINLHDYDLSSWRLMHIGAQPVPPSLICRWKKYFPNHLYDTNYGLSESTGPGCVHLGVENIHKVGAIGKPGYNWEAKIVDEDGNPVPQGEIGELAVKGPGVMKCYYKDPKATEEVLKDGWLLTGDMARMDEDGFIYLVDRKKDVIISGGENIYPVQVEDFLRAHNGIKDAAVIGLPDRRQGEIVAAIIETKPGINLTEKDIIEYCRDLPRYKRPRKIIFDKVPRNPTGKIEKPLLRAKYGATQIVATQTQL, encoded by the coding sequence ATGCCCATTACCGAATTTCTGGAGCGAAATGCCAGGTTATATGGCGACGAAAAATGTCTTACCGAAATAAACATGGAGGTTCAGGGAAAAAAGAATGTAACCTGGCTTGAATATGAACTTATAGAAAACAGTCCCTCAGGTTCATACCGGAGGGAGATGACGTGGAGAGAATTTGACGAGAAAGCAAACCGGCTTGCGAATTTGTTGTTAAAACGTGGGATAAAGAAGGGGGATAAGGTAGCCATCCTTTTAATGAACTGTATTGAGTGGCTTCCTATATACTTCGGAATACTTAAAGCAGGCGCGGTGGCGGTACCGTTGAATTTCAGATATACGGCAGAAGAAATAAGGTATTGTCTAAATTTGTCGGATGCGGTTGCACTTATTTTCGGACCTGAGTTTACAGAACGTATCGAGTTGATTTATCAGGATATTCCTGCTGTAAAAATGTTCATTTATGTAGGGGAAAAGACACCGTCATTTGCGGAGAGCTATGAAAGGCTTACGGCTGTCTGCCCGGCGGAAGCGCCAAAGGTAGACATATCCGACGATGACGATGCTGCAATCTACTATTCGTCGGGTACAACAGGTTTTCCAAAAGCAATTTTGCATGCGCACAGAAGCCTTGTATCGGCTTGTTACACAGAGCAGAAACATCATGGGCAGACGCGGGAAGATAATTTTCTGTGCATACCTCCGCTTTATCATACAGGCGCTAAAATGCACTGGTTTGGAAGTCTCATATCGGGAAGCAGGGCGGTTTTGCTTCGGGGTGTGAAACCCGAATGGATTCTGAAGACCGTATCAGAAGAGAAAATTACAATAGTTTGGCTTCTGGTACCCTGGGCCCAGGATATACTTGACGCAATTGAGCGAGGTGACATAAACCTCCATGATTATGATTTGTCGTCATGGCGGCTTATGCATATCGGGGCGCAGCCTGTTCCGCCCAGTTTAATCTGCAGGTGGAAAAAGTATTTTCCAAACCACCTTTATGACACAAACTATGGGCTTAGTGAATCAACCGGACCTGGATGTGTGCATTTGGGTGTTGAGAATATACATAAAGTTGGCGCAATAGGGAAACCGGGATATAACTGGGAAGCCAAAATAGTTGATGAGGACGGAAACCCGGTACCTCAGGGTGAAATAGGCGAGCTGGCTGTTAAAGGCCCGGGGGTTATGAAATGCTACTACAAGGATCCGAAAGCCACAGAAGAGGTCTTGAAGGACGGATGGCTTCTGACCGGTGACATGGCGCGCATGGATGAAGACGGTTTCATTTACCTGGTTGACAGGAAAAAAGATGTTATTATAAGCGGTGGCGAAAATATATATCCTGTTCAGGTTGAAGATTTCCTTCGTGCCCACAACGGAATTAAAGATGCCGCAGTCATAGGCCTTCCTGATCGAAGACAGGGAGAAATAGTCGCGGCAATTATAGAAACAAAACCAGGTATAAATTTAACCGAAAAGGATATAATTGAATATTGCCGGGACTTACCGCGTTATAAACGGCCAAGGAAGATAATTTTTGACAAGGTCCCGAGAAATCCTACGGGCAAAATTGAAAAGCCACTGCTTAGAGCAAAGTATGGAGCTACGCAAATAGTAGCAACCCAAACACAACTGTAG
- the trpS gene encoding tryptophan--tRNA ligase has product MKKVILTGDRPTGRLHIGHYVGSLRQRIQLQNSGEFDEIYIMIADAQALTDNAENPEKVRQNIVEVALDYLSCGIDPEKSTILIQSQIPELFELTAYYMNLVTVSRLQRNPTVKAEIQMRNFEASIPVGFLAYPVSQAADITAFKATTVPVGEDQQPMLEQTREIVRKFNSIYGETLVEPEILLPDNKACLRLPGTDGKAKMSKSLNNAIYLADSEEEVRQKVMGMFTDPNHIRVTDPGRVEGNPVFTYLDAFCRDEHFERYLPEYKNLDEMKAHYTRGGLGDVKVKKFLNAVLQEELEPIRRRRKEFERDIPYVYEILRKGTEAAREVAARTLAEVKKAMKINYFDDFSLINEYTNKINR; this is encoded by the coding sequence ATGAAAAAGGTGATTTTAACAGGTGACAGACCCACAGGAAGGCTGCATATCGGCCATTATGTAGGATCGCTCAGACAAAGGATTCAGTTACAGAATTCGGGCGAATTTGATGAAATTTATATTATGATAGCCGATGCACAGGCACTTACCGACAATGCCGAAAATCCGGAGAAGGTACGCCAGAATATTGTGGAGGTGGCATTGGATTATCTGTCCTGCGGTATTGATCCCGAAAAGTCCACTATTCTCATCCAGTCCCAGATTCCCGAGCTTTTTGAATTAACCGCGTATTACATGAATCTGGTCACGGTTTCAAGACTTCAGCGAAACCCAACCGTTAAAGCCGAAATTCAGATGAGGAATTTTGAAGCAAGTATACCTGTTGGATTTTTGGCATATCCGGTCAGTCAGGCGGCTGACATAACGGCGTTTAAAGCCACAACCGTTCCCGTTGGCGAAGATCAGCAGCCGATGCTGGAGCAGACAAGGGAAATTGTGAGGAAGTTTAATTCGATATACGGTGAAACACTCGTAGAGCCTGAAATACTGCTTCCGGATAATAAAGCATGCCTCAGGCTTCCGGGAACGGACGGAAAGGCGAAAATGAGCAAGTCTTTGAACAACGCCATTTATCTGGCTGATTCCGAAGAGGAAGTAAGACAGAAAGTAATGGGCATGTTTACCGATCCGAACCATATAAGGGTGACAGATCCGGGAAGGGTTGAGGGAAATCCGGTATTCACCTATCTCGATGCTTTTTGCAGAGACGAGCATTTCGAAAGATATCTGCCCGAATATAAGAATCTGGATGAAATGAAAGCGCATTATACAAGGGGAGGCCTTGGTGACGTTAAAGTTAAGAAATTTCTGAACGCCGTCCTTCAGGAAGAATTGGAGCCAATTCGCAGAAGAAGGAAGGAATTTGAGAGAGATATACCTTATGTATATGAAATCCTGCGCAAGGGTACCGAGGCGGCGAGAGAAGTTGCGGCCCGTACGCTTGCGGAAGTTAAGAAGGCAATGAAGATAAACTATTTTGATGATTTTAGTTTGATTAATGAATATACGAATAAAATCAACAGATAA
- a CDS encoding DNA polymerase Y family protein: MNRIIMHIDVNNAYLSWEAVYRLQMGEKTDLREIPSVVGGDEQSRHGIVLAKSNPAKKYSIQTGEALYTARKKCPNLVVVPVRYELYMMCHNAMTNILHDFSPNVQVYSIDEAFLDYTGMENIHGDPVEAAYKLKNRIKTELGFTVNVGISSNKLLAKMASELKKPDMVNTLFPDEIKEKMWPLPVRELFMVGPATAPKLYRLNIFTIGDLAQANPELLQYHLKSWGKLIRDYANGIENSPVSADARPPIKGIGNSTTIPFDVDSADEARKVLLSLCEMVGMRLRQAGYCAKLVSVYLRNTNLTGKSHQRKFATATDDTYQIFNRASQLMEEMWTGEALRGMGVHVSDLVPNDLFQISMFEPLNERRRRLDKSIDQIRMKYGPKSVIRSVFVNSGLAPITGGVIEDFKMMSSIL; this comes from the coding sequence ATGAACAGAATTATAATGCATATTGATGTAAATAACGCTTATTTAAGCTGGGAAGCAGTATACCGTCTTCAAATGGGTGAAAAAACAGACCTGAGGGAAATACCGTCGGTTGTCGGCGGGGATGAGCAGAGCCGCCACGGCATTGTTCTTGCCAAAAGCAATCCTGCAAAGAAATATTCAATTCAAACCGGAGAGGCGCTGTACACCGCCAGAAAAAAATGCCCGAATCTTGTTGTGGTTCCGGTGCGGTACGAGCTTTACATGATGTGCCACAATGCGATGACAAACATCCTGCACGATTTTTCGCCCAATGTACAGGTATACAGTATTGACGAGGCTTTCCTTGATTACACCGGTATGGAAAACATCCACGGCGACCCTGTGGAAGCGGCTTATAAGCTTAAAAACAGAATAAAAACCGAACTTGGTTTTACCGTTAATGTAGGTATTTCCAGCAACAAGCTGCTTGCCAAAATGGCCAGTGAACTGAAAAAGCCCGATATGGTCAATACCCTTTTCCCTGACGAGATAAAAGAAAAAATGTGGCCGTTGCCAGTACGGGAGCTTTTCATGGTGGGTCCTGCCACCGCACCGAAGCTATACCGGCTCAATATATTTACAATCGGGGATTTGGCGCAGGCCAATCCTGAATTATTGCAATACCATCTCAAAAGCTGGGGAAAGTTAATCCGGGACTACGCCAACGGAATAGAAAACAGCCCTGTTTCAGCGGACGCCCGTCCGCCGATCAAAGGCATTGGAAACTCAACCACAATTCCGTTTGATGTGGATTCGGCGGATGAAGCCAGAAAAGTACTGCTGTCCTTGTGCGAAATGGTGGGCATGAGGCTTCGTCAGGCGGGTTACTGTGCAAAACTGGTCTCGGTATATTTAAGAAACACAAATTTAACCGGAAAATCCCACCAACGAAAGTTCGCCACAGCCACCGATGACACATATCAGATTTTTAACCGTGCGTCGCAGCTTATGGAAGAAATGTGGACGGGAGAAGCATTGCGCGGAATGGGTGTTCACGTTTCGGATCTGGTTCCGAACGACTTATTTCAGATTTCAATGTTTGAGCCGCTGAATGAACGCAGAAGGCGTTTGGACAAATCCATTGACCAAATACGTATGAAATACGGCCCAAAATCGGTGATCAGATCTGTTTTTGTCAACTCAGGACTTGCTCCGATTACCGGAGGAGTTATTGAAGATTTTAAAATGATGTCATCCATTCTTTGA
- a CDS encoding MATE family efflux transporter gives MNTVRNQKQHDLMTKTPMTKLILRMSSPTIVSMLVSSIYNTADTFFVSQLGTSASGAVGVVFPLTAILQAVGFMIGSGAGSRISIYLGEGNTEEADKVASSAVFASVLGGIVLGVLCKLFLAPILSFVGATETILPYAEVYANYILLGFPIMCASFVFNHLLRCQGKTAFSMIGISTGGILNIFLDPVFIFTFNMGIAGAAIATILSQTVSLILLLVFVQSRHSVLKISLAKISGGFGVYSVIIRIGAPSFFRQGLASISSSLLNNRVKIYGDAAVAAFSIVGKVSFIIMAIMLGVGQGFQPVAGYNYGARNYRRVRSAYKVTLLIGCAMMSVAAVICFIFAPNILAVFRPDDPDVINIGSFLLRVQAAVLPLMSVTVSTNMLLQSLAQNKEATFLALTRQGLYFIPLIFILSSLLGLFGIQITQSISDTLSMLTAIPFAVRFFRKIKEKEAEWVDDNTASNEINMNVFENFEP, from the coding sequence ATGAATACGGTAAGAAATCAGAAGCAGCATGATTTGATGACGAAAACTCCGATGACAAAACTTATATTGAGGATGTCGTCGCCGACCATTGTCAGCATGCTGGTATCTTCAATTTACAATACTGCGGATACTTTTTTTGTGTCTCAGCTGGGAACAAGTGCAAGCGGTGCGGTCGGAGTGGTATTTCCCCTTACCGCAATTCTTCAGGCGGTAGGTTTTATGATTGGAAGCGGTGCCGGCAGCAGAATTTCAATATATCTTGGGGAAGGTAATACCGAAGAAGCGGACAAAGTAGCGTCTTCGGCGGTTTTTGCGTCGGTTTTGGGCGGTATTGTCCTGGGGGTTTTATGCAAACTTTTTCTGGCACCGATACTGAGTTTTGTCGGAGCTACCGAAACAATCCTTCCGTATGCGGAAGTTTACGCAAACTATATACTTCTTGGCTTTCCGATAATGTGTGCGTCTTTTGTATTCAATCATTTGCTGCGTTGCCAGGGGAAGACGGCTTTTTCGATGATTGGCATCTCAACAGGCGGAATATTGAATATTTTTCTTGATCCGGTATTTATTTTTACTTTCAATATGGGAATAGCGGGAGCTGCGATAGCTACAATTCTCAGTCAGACTGTAAGCCTGATATTACTGCTGGTATTTGTTCAGAGCAGGCACAGCGTTCTGAAAATAAGCCTTGCGAAAATATCCGGGGGATTTGGCGTTTATTCCGTTATTATCCGTATAGGCGCGCCGTCTTTTTTCCGTCAGGGTCTGGCAAGCATTTCTTCGTCGCTGCTTAACAACAGGGTGAAAATTTACGGAGATGCTGCAGTTGCAGCTTTTTCCATTGTCGGAAAAGTGTCATTCATAATAATGGCGATAATGCTCGGCGTAGGTCAGGGATTTCAGCCTGTCGCAGGATACAATTACGGTGCCCGGAATTACAGACGTGTACGCTCTGCTTATAAGGTAACGCTTCTAATCGGCTGCGCAATGATGAGTGTGGCTGCGGTTATTTGCTTTATTTTTGCGCCGAACATTTTGGCGGTTTTCCGTCCCGATGATCCTGATGTAATAAATATTGGCTCATTTCTTCTGAGGGTTCAGGCGGCCGTTCTTCCGTTAATGTCTGTGACGGTAAGTACGAACATGCTTCTTCAGTCCCTTGCACAGAATAAAGAAGCGACGTTTCTTGCACTGACAAGGCAGGGCCTGTATTTTATCCCGTTAATTTTTATTCTGTCATCCCTTTTGGGGCTGTTTGGAATACAAATTACGCAAAGTATTTCGGATACGTTAAGCATGCTCACCGCAATTCCGTTTGCAGTGCGTTTTTTTAGAAAAATAAAAGAGAAGGAAGCAGAATGGGTTGATGACAATACGGCAAGTAACGAAATTAATATGAATGTATTTGAAAATTTTGAACCGTAA